CTGCGGTGACTACATGCGGGGTTAATAATCTCGTACTAGAAGAGAATCAATCCTTAACTTGGACCAACAGGGTGACTCCTCCTCTAGTGAAGACCACTAGACCACCACAATATGGTTTATAATTAGacttgtaaataaataaatttaaatttatatcaagaacattttttataaacttatcaataaaattaatttaattgtttAGCATTTACTTTATTGTAAACTAACATACATTGTTAATAGTATATCGgtactattttattaaaaactgaggtattttcttttagtaattgtaagattttaaataataacttGTAAGtcaaatttttaaatagtagatatatttaaaaataataactaattcataaattttagaaaatctaaaaatctaaaaattataaattctaaaaattaaatcaaaaagcaaaaactaaaaatcttTGGTCTCTACTGGGTCTTGCCAGAAACCACAAACGGTGCTGAAATCAGCATTCCACTTGCCCATTCTGTCACATGCTTCTGGTCGATTGTGGACTGCAAGCCAAATGCAGAACGTCACGAGGAATTGCATGGGCAAACCATATACTTCTATGCCATTGAACCTCCAGTGATGTGATGAACCCGTAGATGGGTTCCATGTTTCTTTTGTACGAAATCTTCGTTTGTAGGCGTCTCCTTTAGCTTTCCATAGCACTTTGTCTTCTACCAATTGGTCTTGCTCTTGATACTTAGCTAGAAGGAGTTGCTCAATTCTTGCAACTGATCATCCCTGCTCAACATACTTACGTTACTGTTGTGTTGATTGGTGTACCCATATTGATCAATCCGCTCCTGCCTATAATATCCATTAAACAGCCTTGTTATGTCCAGTTGTCAAATCAGAAAGATGCCTTGTGACCATTATGTACTTCCACtttatagaatttgttttgCTTTGTCTCTATACTTGAGTAACTTTTGCCACATCCAAGATCATGTttgtaaaggaaaaaaaaaacttgtttctaAATGTTGCATCTTTGTTTTTGGActgtgttataaaacatttattgaTAATTTGAAGGATTTATATATCTTTGGATCATTTCGAAAGAAAACCATGCAtctaggggtgtcaaaatgggtTCAAATTAATGGATCAATCCAAACAATTCCAATCCATGGATCTTAATGAGTCAGAAATTTGGATGTTAATGGATAAATGGGTTTAGTCGATTGGTGGGTTTAATGGATTGGGTTGAAATGGTTTGGATTCAAATGAGTAAATGGTCAACCCAATCCAAACCATTTTAGTcgaacctaaaaaaaaaagtttccaaTTTCCCTGCACGATCTCATCTGGGTTTATGGCTTACTTCACGATCTAGTCTCCATCTTTcaggtctctctctcttcttgatCCTTCTCTGATTTATCTTGgatttatgtttagggtttgtGAACACTTTAATATCTTCGAATCTGTGTTTCTGTATATGGCTTTGATTGTTTGTGTTGATTAAGAATCCGTGTATGTATTTTGAGTGATCTGATGGAGTTTTATTTTGGGATTACGTGGTTAATAGTTTGATTTTAGCTGATTAATATCTAATGAAGCGTTGTTCATTTCCTTGTTGATTACTTGTTACGATGCTGTGTTCCGTTTCTCTTTGTTTAGTTGTGTTTAAATAGTAAATCGAGCCTAAGATTGTTCTCCCTCCGGCTTTGGTTTTTCACCAGAGCTTAAATCTCTATAAAGATCTCAAGTAACTTCTTTGATCAAAATTCATGTAGTTTAGTTTTCTTACAATGCTTCTGTGATTCATTTAGTTTTCTTCCTTCTGAATAGTACTGCAAATTTGGCTTAATTGGGAGGTTTTTACAAGACAGGTGGTCATAATTGTAAGGAAAATTATACTGTGAGAGGCAAGAACCAAAGGATAGAGTTCAAATCTACACTTGGAAAGATGCCAATCTTTGCGAGCTAACATATTTGGTATGTCTTTGTTGTATATAATCTACTGTTGTCTCCAAGCAAATACTCCAAAGAAAAACCATGATTTGTTCCAGGTGAAATAAGTCTCTGAACTCTGAAGCTGATAGGAGAAGAGACGCGGAGTTATCTTTTGCGTTTCTTTATCCATACAAGAATGACTGCTTCAATGTGAGACAGGTAAAAACTCTCTGTGATTCTTTACTCTTGAACATGCCTTTTGTTCATTGAGAAGCATGTGTTCATTGAACAAAACTTATGCACGACAGTTTTTGAAACACTTGTGATAAGGTCTCTTTGACTAGTTTATGAAGAAACATTTGTGGACTTTGAAACTTTGTCTTTTTTggggttttgtttttgtaacttACGTCCTAATCAATTCTTGTTTCCAAGAGTTTTTTTGTTCCTTTGCTCTTGACCCATTTCCTTTCCAAGTactttttgaacttttgttATACAAGAGAACATAGTAAGAACCCGTGGGAAGATATTGTTCTTGTGATATAGACATGTCTTTACTGTGTTCAGAGAAAGCTCTGTTTCTTCTCTTGCTTGTTTGTACTCGAAAGTTTCTCTGTTCTTATTGTTTGCAAAGTTCTGATTCTTCTCTTGCTTATGTACTTGATTCATCCTTACAAGAACTGGTCCTTACTGTTGCTTTAGTTGTTAAATTGGATGAGTTGATATTGTTAACTGGTACTATCTTGTTGATATGTGTATTGTCTTGGATGATCTTTTGTTCTATGATCATATGATTTTCTGATGTGATATAATGATGTTCAGAAATAAGTTGAGTACGAAGAAGAGGTTGAAGAGGAGTCTGAAGAGGACATGATCTGATTTTCGAAGAAAGAAGCTGGGTACGAAGCTGATTCTATGGTTTTAATTTCATAAACTTgctgataatataaaatatgtatgagTTATGGATTATATATTATTGTGAAACATTTTCTCACATACATTTTCTTCCAACGCATTTGAtcctaaattttataaacttgCTGAAAACATAAAATGCGTATGTGTTAGATTATATATTATTgtgtaatattattaatatatgataaagaGTCGACTCATTAAAACCATTAGCCCATTAATTTAGATGAGTTATGGATTGACCCAAACCATTAGCTAGGTAAATGGTTTAGGTTTATCCATAATCCATAGTTGGTTTGGTTTTTATGGATATGAGTCGGTTTGGATTGGTTTATCCAATTTGACACCCCTACATGCATCTATAGCACTTTCTTATGCTCCACCTCCCATCCTATTATGTACTTGTTAGTCTATGGTTTAAATGAGTCGTATTGAGGGCTTATAAATGATTCTCATGTCTTCTCCCATTCCCCTCACGTCAACTTGAGTTAACTGTGACCTGGAAAACGTAACGAATAAGGAACTGATAGAGCTGGTCTCGTAAATTATCCACAAAATTTCACATCTCTGACTGGCTGGATAGCCGATAggatctattaaaaaaaaattccaacttTACTGAATTGTGCAATATGAACCAAGAAGCTATAGATTTAGATCATTCCATATCTTCTATCAGTATCTACAACGAAAGTATAGGTAGTCTTGAGTTTCTAGCGGATCCTTGGTAGAATATATGAACTCAATTCTGTAAACATCCTTTTTGTGTATTGGCTAGGCTAAGTGATAACGTAGTACTTGGGAGTGGCATACAAGAACCAATTCTCAATTTAATGtatactagatctcgacccgcgcaaTCGCacgagtttttgttttcatttagttttatataaatattttgttttcaattataaattggtatatattataataaatatatgtctatcatttttttaaacataataagtttactgtatattttttcattgaatagattgtttcaaactttcacatgtatttgtatcttcttctatatatatattttcggattattatttaattattaaaatcgtaactataaatataaagattagtaaaatattgttttattgtcatattcaaagatattgtaacatttcacaaatttagaaagttttttaaaaattaatctttttgcttcatagatttatattatcgagtaaataattaaacatttagtttttgtttaatttttaaaataaactatatagtttaaaatttttttgcattggtttaaggtagtaaagattaatcattgttagataatatgatttttgttattttaaaaaaaatctttataattttaaaagttaattcgacaaatatttaaatatttagcatatggaggtatagtattacaaaattaaattatatctatttaatttatactatctataaatccaatggatcatctattgtttaaatccaattattgatacgccaataaaaatttctggtatgcccaaaattcaaatgataagattagagattaaatgtaacatgactttctaggaataggtccattaggtctattttttaaaaaaatcacacatgaataaatgttgtgacttctattttaatatataagaagatgGTGCGCTGCTAAAATTAGCTTTAATGtatctccttttccttttcaaaaCCTCACATCATCTCTTGGTGTAAAGTAGGCATGGGCACAAAATCCGgaaaccgaaatccgaaccgaactcgaaccgaaaaatccgacccgttatccgacccgaaatgtaaaaatatccgaacggatcttgtagggtggtacaaaaaatatccgaactcGAAATGTTATTAActgaacccgaacggataacccgaaaaatctgaaattaatagtcaatataaatattttgaaatatatataagtatttcaattattaaattcaatatttgtggtaatatgatatataataataaatattaaaattttaataaatgctttaagtacacaattagttataaataagtattttatatttttctcattgaaataaaaagttcacTCTCTATAAGCTATACTTATTGTTTAcgaatgatgtttgttttcaagtttgatttaacattttattgttattttatcaattttatgtgtgacagattaatttttatttaatttagatgtttttctttatgttttgcttcaaaaattttgttttttacttcgGTTATATatgaaccgaaccgatataatCAGAATCCGTAcaatatatgattactttatgggttttaggacgcaatacaattttgaattGAACCCGgagtgttattatccgaacccgacctgtactaataaaattttagtatgagaCCTAGTAGCGCAAACCCGAAAAATCGAAAATCCAAAAAACCCTATCCGAACGCCAACTGGTACCTGAACGCCTAGGCCTGGTGCAAAAGCCATGTGCACGCAATTTTGTATATGATATTTGATCATGTTCAAACTCGTAACTCGATGACGCCTTCTTCTGTGAGTCTGAACAACCAGCTCCACTTGAATATCCAGACTGATACCAAGTTTAACGCGTGTTAGCTCGATCAAGTTCTTTCTCACGATCTTCTCTTTATCAGTTTTTCATCGTTTCTACAATAGTTGAATTAAATTTAGCGACTTTAAAGGGTTTTGGTTAGATATCACATCGCAAGACGCAAAGACGTTTATCTttttcctcatcatcatcaattgAAAAAGAACGATCACTTGCCGTCTTAAGATGACTTCATCAAAAGGATTATAATTGgctagtaaaaaaaatttagtgtgcttaaaatttaaaacgtcACCTTTCATCCGTACAACTCATGATGGCCCTGAGTTAGTGAAAAATTCTAAACAATCTCAAATTTTTCTAGTAAATACCAAAACCACCTACTTTTGGCTTGTACGTTTTTCTTTCCCATGCAAACTAATGAACTATAACTCTAGTCTCTAGCAACTgagttgtttaatttatgtatttttttaacacgtttaatttatgtatagaaaatcATAACAAATCAAACGGTTTTTTATTTACAGAAAACATTGTGGAAGAACAAAGAAATCACTGTATAAATTAAACCATGTAGCAAATCACTTATCACATTTGTGTCCACGAATGAAATTTACCAGTGGCTTTCTTTCAATGAATGGTTGTAGAATAGCAAAAGAGATCCTGGCAGGATTGAGAGAATAACAGCCCAACCAATAATATGGAGTTATAGAGACAGTTGTAGTTTTACCaacctatatatatgttttttcaaaaaaaacaaaacctatatatatgttgaatataatatgtaataaaaaaaaaactaaaaaagctTAAAACAGTTAGGACTGATGGAATGGTAGAAGTGGACAGAAGATTACAACTAGGTTTCTTATATAATTTGAAAtcttcttttcattttcatggatAAAACTATAGAAAAAGCCaacaaaatagaattttcagATGTGTgactaaaacaaaaataaattccaaaacgtaagaaaataaataaaatactaattcTTTAGCTTTGTTACgttcaataaataaaatcaaaatgattttttttttgcctttgtgtttactctctctctccgagagaaaggaataaaaaaaaaaagatctcttGCTGATATATTTTCTGCTTGGCTTCGCTTTGCTTTGCTTTTCTCTCCACaatattctctctcttttttttttttttaatattctatCTTTCGCTTCTCTGCAAATCTCATCGTTCTCGTCGCTGTGTGTGCTTCTCCGATCTTCGCCTATTCAAAACCTTGGGGGGCTCTCGCGAAAGAGGTATTCGCCACACTTCCAATCTCTTCACTCTGTATAGTATTAAGTTATCTCGTGAAAAAAGCCGATTAAATCCTCTCTTGTATTGGAAACTGAGTTTAATCGAACCCTGGTTGCATGCGTTGAACTGTTCCTTAGTTCGTCATCTTCGAATCTGATGGTTATATGTTGTTTTGGTTTAAGCTCTTTGGGAAACAGATGTTCTCCTCTTAGATTCAAttcggcaaaaaaaaatcaagaaaaatacACAAAAGCCGCTATGGAAGAAGAGAGTAACGTTACCAGCTCCTCCCCTTCAACACCAGTACAAAGGCTTAGGCATCGAAAACGCTCTTCTACTGAggttcctttcttttccttttattcatttataactaACTAACTGTTGCATATGCTCTTTGAATCTGTTATGACTCGGTTGCATTAGTTAGTTGGAGATCTGTTATATAGGCTGCGGTGTTTAGCTTAGTCACGCTTACTAAGGTCTCTCTCTGCCTACGAGTCCGTTACTCTTTTAtacatcttgtgttcttgtaaCCTTATGAAAAGTTGCTTCCAATAATAAAGATCTCTCTTTAGTCTGTGGACGTAGCCAGTTCGATGAATCATGTTAAATCAAATCTCtgtgttgtttttatttatcgCAATTTATTCATCTGTTTCCACTAAATCGCTCTTGCATCCGTTATAGCAATAACACTCATGGTAAATTAGCTCatcaatgcaaaaaaaaaaagaaagaaagtaaaagtaagtttgatgagtttttttttgtcttggtTTGTGGTGTTTTGTTAGGTTCTTGATGGGGACAAAGTGAATGCAAGCCCTCTGCTTGTTAATGATCGAAACAAGTACAAATCTTTCATGGTCCGGACTTACTCTACACTATGGATGATTGCGGGTTTCGTCATGGTTGTCTATATGGGGCATCTCTATATCACTGCCATGGTGCTTGTTATCCAGATCTTTATGGCCAAAGAGCTCTTTAATCTTCTCAGGAAAGCACCTGAGGATAAATGTCTCCCCGGGATCAAACAGCTGAACTGGTACAGTTATTAAGACTAATTGCTCAGACGATGTAATAATCTTGTTAACCCGTCTTGCTTTGTTCGTTTTTCCTGCAGGCACTTCTTTTTCACTGCCATGCTTTTCGTGTATGGCCGGATCCTTAGTCAACGGTTAGCTAATACTGTGACTGCTGACCAGTTCCTCTACAGGCTAGTCAGCGGCTTAATCAAATACCATATGGCTATCTGTTACTTCTTGTATATTATAGGTTACTCTCTTGCTccatcattttgtttttttggtttttaatcatCTGCGAAAATGGGTCTTAATCCCTTGCTTATGGAGTCTCTgctttaatgtataattataatGAATTGCAGGTTTCATGTGGTTCATTCtaacattgaagaagaagatgtacaaGTACCAGTTTGGCCAATATGCAtggacccacatgattttgATAGTCGTCTTTACTCAGTCCTCCTTCACTGTTGCCAACATATTCGAAGGAATCTTCTGGTAAGTTTGTAAGAATTTCAGCATATGAGATATTTTGTGTATGTTTGCTATAAAAACACGCATGTATTCTATTTATCGCCAAATATAATCTTTACCATCTTGCTTCCTACACTTTCACATTTTTGCCCCAATCTGGTTTactttttgttcttttgtttaaaatataattgtctACTCAGTTTCTCCTTTTGAACTGCAGGTTTCTTCTTCCAGCATCTTTAATTATAATCAACGACATCTTTGCTTACATTTTCGGTTTCTTCTTTGGAAGAACACCATTAATAAAGCTATCTCCAAAGAAAACATGGGAGGGATTCATCGGAGCCTCTGTAACAACCATCATCTCTGCATTTGTTGTGAGTATTGGTTACCTCTGGCCCTATTCATTTCATTGTATCTTCACCAAACCTCTGCCTGAATATGTTATGTTCGTGTAATGTTGCAGCTGGCAAATGTTTTGGGTCGTTTCCCATGGTTGACATGCCCGCGTCAGGTTAGTccttaaagaaagaaaaattgacACTGATCTTagttttttggtcaaaaaaaaagtagttgaCACTGATCTTAAACCTGATCTTTGAGGGAGTTTATAGTAAATTTGTGAATCATTCTGCAGGATTTGTCCACTGGCTGGCTACAATGTGATGCTGATCCATTGTTCAAACCTGAACCTTTTACTTTACCCGCGTGGATTCCGGGATGGGTAAGCTTTAGTATAATGTTACATTGCTTACAAGAAACTCAGCCATGTTCTAGAAGACATATTATAACTGTTAACAGTGGTTCAGACTTTGTGGAAACTTTATCAAAACTCTTTACTACACTTTTGCAGTTTCCATGGAAGGAAATGGAGGTCCTCCCTGTTCAGTG
This genomic stretch from Brassica napus cultivar Da-Ae chromosome C9, Da-Ae, whole genome shotgun sequence harbors:
- the LOC106365775 gene encoding phosphatidate cytidylyltransferase 1 isoform X3, with translation MEEESNVTSSSPSTPVQRLRHRKRSSTEVLDGDKVNASPLLVNDRNKYKSFMVRTYSTLWMIAGFVMVVYMGHLYITAMVLVIQIFMAKELFNLLRKAPEDKCLPGIKQLNWHFFFTAMLFVYGRILSQRLANTVTADQFLYRLVSGLIKYHMAICYFLYIIGFMWFILTLKKKMYKYQFGQYAWTHMILIVVFTQSSFTVANIFEGIFWFLLPASLIIINDIFAYIFGFFFGRTPLIKLSPKKTWEGFIGASVTTIISAFVLANVLGRFPWLTCPRQDLSTGWLQCDADPLFKPEPFTLPAWIPGWFPWKEMEVLPVQWHALCLGLFASIIAPFGGFFASGFKRAFKIKDFGDSIPGHGGITDRMDCQMLITLTRPFIRKISYLMLVQLFRASK
- the LOC106365775 gene encoding phosphatidate cytidylyltransferase 1 isoform X4, producing the protein MEEESNVTSSSPSTPVQRLRHRKRSSTEVLDGDKVNASPLLVNDRNKYKSFMVRTYSTLWMIAGFVMVVYMGHLYITAMVLVIQIFMAKELFNLLRKAPEDKCLPGIKQLNWHFFFTAMLFVYGRILSQRLANTVTADQFLYRLVSGLIKYHMAICYFLYIIGFMWFILTLKKKMYKYQFGQYAWTHMILIVVFTQSSFTVANIFEGIFWFLLPASLIIINDIFAYIFGFFFGRTPLIKLSPKKTWEGFIGASVTTIISAFVLANVLGRFPWLTCPRQDLSTGWLQCDADPLFKPEPFTLPAWIPGWFPWKEMEVLPVQWHALCLGLFASIIAPFGGFFASGFKRAFKIKDFGDSIPGHGGITDRMDCQILTNLSFEEQQALLTRLGQMIGNS
- the LOC106365775 gene encoding phosphatidate cytidylyltransferase 1 isoform X2, whose protein sequence is MEEESNVTSSSPSTPVQRLRHRKRSSTEVLDGDKVNASPLLVNDRNKYKSFMVRTYSTLWMIAGFVMVVYMGHLYITAMVLVIQIFMAKELFNLLRKAPEDKCLPGIKQLNWHFFFTAMLFVYGRILSQRLANTVTADQFLYRLVSGLIKYHMAICYFLYIIGFMWFILTLKKKMYKYQFGQYAWTHMILIVVFTQSSFTVANIFEGIFWFLLPASLIIINDIFAYIFGFFFGRTPLIKLSPKKTWEGFIGASVTTIISAFVLANVLGRFPWLTCPRQDLSTGWLQCDADPLFKPEPFTLPAWIPGWFPWKEMEVLPVQWHALCLGLFASIIAPFGGFFASGFKRAFKIKDFGDSIPGHGGITDRMDCQMVMAVFAYIYLQSFIVSQSVSVDKILDQILTNLSFEEQQALLTRLGQMIGNS